In the Caenorhabditis elegans chromosome X genome, one interval contains:
- the T02C5.1 gene encoding TNFR-Cys domain-containing protein (Confirmed by transcript evidence) yields MRGALQLLLFVGTVTLVASKLHESPYVTECFDGHYNFRGVCFQCTPCGDFMYELAKCTDTSNTVCGWCGNKPNLDKISDEVLVSYQTKCLMSSLDFIGMTKLKDELVNVFDDEKDSEEMIDSNEINYDMARNSLEDVYDSQEHQLPDPTYEEGDDSSSSEEIGEEEKTDENEIGSEIVSEKVKAYMIEKSEKVPSSVKIAKGKTTIVSHEEAEATFREIEALPNPVRKINQDDYDSSEESNEREIKWDNWVDDQVKPIRTNVEVVEAEEIEEFDQLIAKSLKNRRKILNDETESSPLFIKNLGSVFVICMGMIIVVTILSITYALMRAERKEFLGVPTDSQDYHMIIDSSNYIEKLESKEKQASRHVHVNPVFDV; encoded by the exons ATGAGAGGAGCACTGCAGTTACTACTTTTTGTTGGTACAGTCACTCTG gtGGCCAGCAAGCTACATGAGTCCCCTTACGTTACCGAATGCTTTGAT GGGCACTACAACTTCAGAGGCGTCTGCTTCCAATGCACTCCATGTGGTGACTTCATGTACGAGCT AGCAAAATGCACGGATACTTCAAACACAGTTTGTGGATGGTGTGGAAACAAACCAAACTTGGACAAAATTTCTGATGA AGTGCTTGTCTCTTACCAAACCAAGTGTCTTATGTCTAGCCTAGATTTCATCGGGATGACCAAACTGAAAGACGAGCTTGTCAATGTTTTTGATGATGAAAAGGATAGTGAGGAG ATGATTGATTCAAATGAGATCAACTACGATATGGCGAGAAACAGTTTAGAAGATGTGTACGATAGTCAAGAGCACCAGCTACCAGACCCGACTTATGAAGAAGGAGATGATTCAAGTTCTTCGGAAGAAATTGGCGAAGAGGAGAAGACTGATGAAAATGAGATTGGAAGCGAAATTGTTTCGGAAAAAGTCAAAGCTTACatgattgaaaaaagtgaaaaagttcCGTCTTCTGTTAAAATTGCGAAAGGAAAAACTACAATTGTTTCTCATGAG gaagCCGAGGCCACATTCCGAGAGATTGAAGCCCTACCAAACCCTGTGCGCAAAATCAACCAAGACGATTATGACTCCTCTGAAGAGTCAAACGAGCGTGAAATCAAGTGGGACAATTGGGTTGATGATCAAGTGAAACCAATCAGAACG aACGTCGAAGTTGTCGAAGCCGAGGAGATTGAGGAATTTGACCAGCTCATCGC aaagtcgctcaaaaatagaagaaagATCTTGAATGATGAGACAGAAAGCTCACCACTATTCATTAAAAACTTGGGTTCAGTCTTTGTCATCTGTATGGGAATGATCATTGTTGT CACTATTCTCTCTATCACATATGCTTTGATGCGTGCGGAAAGAAAGGAATTCTTGGGCGTCCCCACCGACTCGCAGGACTATCATA TGATCATTGATTCCAGCAATTATATCGAGAAGCTTGAAAGCAAGGAAAAACAGGCCAGCCGTCACGTTCATGTCAACCCAGTTTTCGATGTTTGA
- the T02C5.1 gene encoding TNFR-Cys domain-containing protein (Confirmed by transcript evidence): MRGALQLLLFVGTVTLVASKLHESPYVTECFDGHYNFRGVCFQCTPCGDFMYELAKCTDTSNTVCGWCGNKPNLDKISDEVLVSYQTKCLMSSLDFIGMTKLKDELVNVFDDEKDSEEVEELPIKDNFIKGENLEMIDSNEINYDMARNSLEDVYDSQEHQLPDPTYEEGDDSSSSEEIGEEEKTDENEIGSEIVSEKVKAYMIEKSEKVPSSVKIAKGKTTIVSHEEAEATFREIEALPNPVRKINQDDYDSSEESNEREIKWDNWVDDQVKPIRTNVEVVEAEEIEEFDQLIAKSLKNRRKILNDETESSPLFIKNLGSVFVICMGMIIVVTILSITYALMRAERKEFLGVPTDSQDYHMIIDSSNYIEKLESKEKQASRHVHVNPVFDV, encoded by the exons ATGAGAGGAGCACTGCAGTTACTACTTTTTGTTGGTACAGTCACTCTG gtGGCCAGCAAGCTACATGAGTCCCCTTACGTTACCGAATGCTTTGAT GGGCACTACAACTTCAGAGGCGTCTGCTTCCAATGCACTCCATGTGGTGACTTCATGTACGAGCT AGCAAAATGCACGGATACTTCAAACACAGTTTGTGGATGGTGTGGAAACAAACCAAACTTGGACAAAATTTCTGATGA AGTGCTTGTCTCTTACCAAACCAAGTGTCTTATGTCTAGCCTAGATTTCATCGGGATGACCAAACTGAAAGACGAGCTTGTCAATGTTTTTGATGATGAAAAGGATAGTGAGGAGGTAGAAGAGTTACCAATTAAAGATAATTTCATCAAAGGTGAAAATCTTGAGATGATTGATTCAAATGAGATCAACTACGATATGGCGAGAAACAGTTTAGAAGATGTGTACGATAGTCAAGAGCACCAGCTACCAGACCCGACTTATGAAGAAGGAGATGATTCAAGTTCTTCGGAAGAAATTGGCGAAGAGGAGAAGACTGATGAAAATGAGATTGGAAGCGAAATTGTTTCGGAAAAAGTCAAAGCTTACatgattgaaaaaagtgaaaaagttcCGTCTTCTGTTAAAATTGCGAAAGGAAAAACTACAATTGTTTCTCATGAG gaagCCGAGGCCACATTCCGAGAGATTGAAGCCCTACCAAACCCTGTGCGCAAAATCAACCAAGACGATTATGACTCCTCTGAAGAGTCAAACGAGCGTGAAATCAAGTGGGACAATTGGGTTGATGATCAAGTGAAACCAATCAGAACG aACGTCGAAGTTGTCGAAGCCGAGGAGATTGAGGAATTTGACCAGCTCATCGC aaagtcgctcaaaaatagaagaaagATCTTGAATGATGAGACAGAAAGCTCACCACTATTCATTAAAAACTTGGGTTCAGTCTTTGTCATCTGTATGGGAATGATCATTGTTGT CACTATTCTCTCTATCACATATGCTTTGATGCGTGCGGAAAGAAAGGAATTCTTGGGCGTCCCCACCGACTCGCAGGACTATCATA TGATCATTGATTCCAGCAATTATATCGAGAAGCTTGAAAGCAAGGAAAAACAGGCCAGCCGTCACGTTCATGTCAACCCAGTTTTCGATGTTTGA